The following coding sequences lie in one Actinomycetota bacterium genomic window:
- a CDS encoding molybdopterin-binding protein, whose protein sequence is MSTYGLDGVLAWTQAVHVAVTAGRPLPVVAARLDEAGGNILGRDLTLLFDDPPADSAEFDGYAICGEGPWLAVNEGQLRSGECQLVTTGSPIALHTDAVLRPHRADIRLAADGTVVVIALDELTGVIDEAARPALGAGIVRQGARMRLGGSLVPAGRLANASVLALAAAAGHDSLDIIRPPVVGTLVLGRSLLSQGLPRDGRVRDALGEAVADFAGRQGARSHPPMRAPDTEYLLREHIADANVDVLITTGSTAPAPDNYVRQVLRDLGARWLIDGVATSPGAQMLLARLPDDRFVVGLPGDPAAALAGLVTIVRPLVMALRGAEQERPTQAVLVDDIDEGDYADDTRLIPVQLDTSGAHVIARTLPTGFAHLAHWANADGVAVVAPNSGARGQSVPVLAL, encoded by the coding sequence ATGAGCACCTACGGACTTGACGGCGTGCTGGCCTGGACTCAGGCCGTGCACGTAGCCGTGACGGCCGGCCGGCCGCTGCCCGTTGTAGCGGCACGTCTGGATGAAGCCGGCGGCAATATCTTGGGTCGCGATCTGACACTCCTCTTTGATGATCCACCAGCCGACTCCGCTGAATTCGATGGTTACGCGATCTGTGGTGAAGGACCATGGCTTGCGGTGAATGAGGGTCAACTTCGATCAGGCGAATGCCAGCTTGTGACGACCGGATCGCCCATCGCACTTCACACCGACGCCGTGCTGCGCCCACATCGCGCTGACATCCGTCTTGCTGCCGATGGAACGGTCGTCGTGATTGCGCTGGATGAGCTCACTGGTGTGATCGATGAGGCGGCGCGCCCCGCCCTCGGCGCCGGCATCGTGCGCCAAGGCGCACGCATGAGACTGGGCGGAAGCTTGGTGCCGGCAGGGAGGCTGGCGAACGCATCAGTGCTGGCCTTGGCCGCTGCTGCCGGGCACGACAGCCTCGACATCATCCGCCCTCCCGTGGTGGGGACCCTGGTGCTCGGGCGCAGTTTGCTGTCACAAGGACTGCCTCGCGATGGGCGCGTGCGTGATGCGCTCGGCGAGGCCGTTGCGGACTTCGCAGGCAGGCAGGGAGCGCGTTCGCATCCACCTATGCGCGCACCCGACACCGAATACCTGCTGCGAGAGCACATCGCTGACGCCAACGTGGATGTGCTCATCACGACCGGTTCAACTGCTCCCGCTCCCGACAACTACGTGCGCCAAGTCCTGCGAGATCTCGGCGCGCGTTGGCTCATTGACGGAGTGGCGACCTCACCCGGAGCACAGATGCTGCTCGCTCGGCTGCCTGACGACCGATTCGTGGTCGGACTTCCTGGGGATCCAGCCGCAGCGCTCGCTGGTCTGGTCACCATTGTCAGACCACTAGTAATGGCCCTGCGCGGTGCAGAACAAGAACGCCCCACGCAAGCCGTGCTGGTCGATGACATTGATGAAGGCGATTACGCGGATGACACTCGCCTCATTCCGGTGCAGCTCGATACATCCGGCGCGCACGTCATCGCCAGGACCCTGCCAACAGGTTTTGCGCATCTGGCGCATTGGGCCAATGCCGATGGAGTGGCAGTTGTCGCGCCAAACAGCGGTGCTCGCGGCCAATCAGTGCCGGTACTTGCGCTCTAG
- a CDS encoding glucosyl-3-phosphoglycerate synthase: MAPVRQLRLTSDLAVAELMAHKGDRRVSVCIPARNEAATIAPILLRIKRELMDAHALVDELIVLDHDSTDQTAEVANECGATVIDASSVMPEFGPALGKGDVLWRSVEASSGDFIVWLDADLGSFTPEYVTGLLEPLLLDDELALVRSTYRRTFHGEGDEGGRVTELTARPVLQLLYPELAHIRQPLSGEYAIRREVALATQFEIDYGVEIGLLIDISRAYGVDSIAQVDLGTRTHRNRPLSELHEQAIQVLRAALSRTPALEIADGAYTRPALNDVAGGLAQTITASMT; the protein is encoded by the coding sequence ATGGCACCTGTACGCCAACTTCGTTTGACTTCTGACCTCGCTGTTGCCGAACTCATGGCTCACAAGGGTGATCGCCGCGTCAGCGTCTGCATCCCGGCCCGCAATGAAGCCGCGACGATCGCACCGATTCTGTTGCGCATCAAGCGGGAGTTGATGGACGCACACGCGCTCGTGGATGAACTGATCGTGCTGGATCACGACTCCACCGATCAGACAGCCGAGGTCGCCAACGAGTGCGGTGCGACGGTCATCGACGCCAGTTCGGTCATGCCTGAATTTGGTCCTGCGCTGGGCAAAGGTGACGTGCTGTGGCGTTCAGTCGAAGCCTCATCTGGTGACTTCATCGTGTGGCTCGACGCGGATCTTGGTTCATTCACTCCGGAGTACGTCACCGGATTGCTTGAGCCGCTGCTGCTCGACGACGAACTCGCCCTCGTTCGATCCACTTATCGGCGCACCTTTCATGGCGAAGGTGATGAAGGCGGACGAGTAACTGAGTTGACTGCGCGCCCAGTACTCCAACTGCTCTATCCAGAACTCGCACACATCCGGCAACCACTCAGCGGCGAGTATGCAATTCGCCGCGAGGTCGCGCTCGCGACGCAGTTCGAAATTGACTACGGAGTCGAGATTGGCCTACTGATCGACATCTCCCGCGCATACGGTGTTGACAGCATTGCTCAGGTTGACCTCGGCACACGCACGCATCGCAATCGCCCGCTGTCAGAATTGCATGAGCAGGCGATCCAGGTCCTGCGAGCAGCACTGTCACGCACACCCGCGTTGGAGATTGCTGACGGCGCCTACACACGCCCGGCATTGAACGATGTCGCTGGGGGTCTGGCTCAGACCATCACTGCGTCGATGACGTAA
- the lhgO gene encoding L-2-hydroxyglutarate oxidase: MPMSADLVVIGGGIVGLAMADAWLLRNPKSSVIVLEKESTLAAHASGRNSGVLHAGFYYAPDSLKARLTRQGNAQLREFCIEAGVPIRETGKVVVTRTESELPALQELHKRAVANGVEVELVDEQQLLELEPLARTHTSALWSPTTAVANPIAVVEALAARVASRGGQLLMGSAVLGAGPGWVRTASHGEISAGHIVNAAGLYADVVARWFGVGNEYRMLPFKGLYWYGSWEPGRLQRHVYPVPDARNPFLGVHLTVTVDGRAKIGPTAIPALWREDYGGVHGLKASESMEIARTYPRFLTSKDHDVPGLMRSELPKYSRKHLVRQAAALVPAARVEDFTEKGRVGVRAQLFHLPSKKLEMDFVVEQGERSTHILNAVSPAWTSSLSFASYVIDAVMV, translated from the coding sequence ATGCCAATGAGCGCCGATCTCGTCGTCATTGGCGGTGGCATTGTCGGCCTTGCGATGGCTGATGCCTGGCTCCTTCGCAACCCCAAGAGCTCGGTCATCGTGCTCGAGAAAGAGTCCACGCTGGCTGCACATGCCTCGGGTCGAAACAGTGGAGTGCTGCACGCAGGGTTCTACTACGCACCAGATTCCCTCAAGGCTCGCCTGACCCGTCAGGGCAATGCCCAGTTGCGCGAGTTCTGCATCGAAGCAGGTGTTCCTATTCGCGAGACCGGCAAGGTGGTTGTCACGCGTACCGAGAGTGAGTTGCCAGCCCTACAGGAGTTGCACAAGCGCGCCGTCGCCAATGGCGTCGAAGTGGAACTCGTCGATGAACAGCAATTGCTCGAGCTCGAACCGCTTGCTCGGACGCACACAAGCGCCTTGTGGTCACCCACTACCGCAGTGGCCAATCCCATTGCGGTCGTTGAGGCACTTGCAGCGCGCGTGGCGTCTCGGGGCGGACAACTGCTGATGGGTTCAGCCGTGCTGGGCGCGGGGCCTGGGTGGGTGCGCACAGCGAGTCATGGCGAGATCAGTGCTGGGCACATTGTCAATGCTGCTGGACTGTATGCTGATGTTGTTGCGCGCTGGTTCGGCGTCGGCAATGAATATCGAATGCTGCCGTTCAAGGGTTTGTACTGGTACGGATCATGGGAGCCCGGTCGTTTGCAGCGCCATGTGTACCCAGTTCCTGATGCACGCAATCCGTTCTTGGGCGTACATCTCACGGTGACTGTCGATGGACGCGCCAAGATCGGGCCGACGGCAATCCCGGCGCTGTGGCGCGAGGACTACGGCGGCGTACACGGTCTCAAAGCTTCCGAAAGTATGGAGATTGCCCGGACCTACCCACGATTCCTCACGAGCAAAGATCACGATGTTCCTGGTCTGATGCGTTCAGAACTTCCGAAGTACTCGCGCAAGCATCTTGTGCGTCAGGCGGCCGCGCTCGTTCCGGCTGCGCGTGTCGAGGATTTCACCGAGAAGGGTCGAGTCGGCGTGCGTGCACAACTCTTTCATCTGCCGAGCAAGAAGCTCGAGATGGATTTCGTCGTTGAGCAAGGTGAGAGATCTACGCACATCTTGAACGCGGTTTCACCGGCTTGGACAAGCTCGTTGTCGTTTGCCAGTTACGTCATCGACGCAGTGATGGTCTGA
- a CDS encoding ATP-binding protein codes for MRLRLVLVMTAIAAGVAIALAIPMAIVISTDLRSSFVSQLEVDTLATAVTLASQSSAEWPTTIAKVAQRTGARVVIVDEDRSLIADSANSTTDRSFDRPEIVQALHGTLTSSVRPSATLGSDLRYVAAPIVKQEQVSAAVRLSLPEDDVIAVVHRSQLFLVVFVLAVMFLAAMVALLLSRSITAPLSRLAAVARGLPDNLNLRAQDGDGPAEVQAVAGALNQTADRLSGILEHTQAVAAEASHHLKTPLTSIRLRLEAIEDLSEQEQVRVEAERATSEVDRLTHRIDQVLELARNDAGVLHTTVSDASAVIADRTVAAAVIAEERNLELRVALAPHVSVGVSSPILARIVDELLGNAFDYAQSQVRVSLAEVSRQAVLTVEDDGPGISVQEAELIFQRFMRGKGANSGGSGLGLALVRETARASGGNAVALASVLGGLEIRVSWPLALAK; via the coding sequence ATGAGACTGCGCCTCGTCCTGGTCATGACTGCGATTGCCGCCGGAGTAGCGATAGCCCTCGCGATTCCGATGGCGATTGTTATCTCTACGGATCTTCGTTCGTCCTTCGTCTCTCAACTAGAAGTGGACACCTTGGCGACCGCTGTGACCTTGGCCAGCCAGTCGAGTGCTGAGTGGCCCACGACTATTGCGAAGGTGGCCCAGCGAACAGGCGCTCGTGTGGTCATCGTTGACGAGGATCGCTCGCTGATTGCCGACAGCGCCAACTCAACCACGGATCGATCCTTCGACCGGCCTGAAATCGTGCAGGCTCTTCACGGAACACTGACCTCAAGCGTCAGACCTTCGGCGACCTTAGGAAGCGATTTGCGTTACGTGGCAGCGCCGATCGTGAAACAGGAACAGGTGAGCGCTGCAGTGCGCCTGTCGCTGCCTGAGGACGACGTAATTGCTGTTGTCCATCGATCGCAACTGTTCCTTGTTGTCTTTGTGCTCGCGGTTATGTTCCTCGCGGCCATGGTGGCGTTGTTGCTCTCTCGCTCCATCACCGCGCCGTTGTCGCGCTTGGCGGCCGTAGCACGAGGCCTTCCGGACAATCTGAATCTGCGTGCTCAAGATGGGGATGGGCCTGCAGAGGTCCAGGCGGTGGCGGGCGCCCTCAATCAAACGGCTGATCGACTCTCCGGAATTCTGGAGCACACTCAAGCGGTCGCCGCGGAGGCCTCTCATCACCTGAAGACGCCACTGACCAGTATTCGATTACGGCTGGAGGCAATTGAAGATTTGAGCGAACAGGAGCAGGTCCGAGTCGAAGCAGAGCGAGCCACCTCAGAGGTTGATCGTCTTACACATCGGATTGATCAGGTTCTTGAACTTGCTCGCAATGATGCCGGCGTGCTGCATACGACAGTGTCCGACGCATCAGCCGTCATTGCCGATCGAACCGTGGCGGCTGCAGTCATAGCCGAAGAGCGCAATCTTGAGCTGCGAGTCGCCTTGGCTCCGCACGTGTCAGTTGGAGTGAGCTCGCCAATCCTTGCGCGCATCGTGGATGAGTTGCTCGGCAATGCATTCGACTATGCGCAGTCACAAGTACGAGTCTCACTCGCGGAGGTGAGCCGGCAGGCGGTTCTCACCGTTGAAGATGACGGGCCAGGCATCTCGGTTCAGGAAGCTGAATTGATCTTTCAACGATTTATGCGAGGGAAAGGTGCCAATTCTGGTGGAAGTGGGCTGGGTTTGGCTTTGGTCCGCGAAACCGCGCGCGCAAGCGGCGGCAATGCGGTTGCGCTCGCCTCAGTGCTGGGCGGTCTTGAAATTCGCGTGAGCTGGCCGCTCGCGCTCGCCAAATAG
- a CDS encoding response regulator transcription factor, with protein sequence MRILVVEDDPAVSEPLIQGLQRNGFEVEHVGYAMNVVPAVISGSGIDVVLLDLGLPDGDGLDVLRELRRVSDVPVIIATARGDETDRIVGLELGADDYVVKPFSVRELAARIRAVARRRRIEPTSEGTRIVVNRARRSVSVDGAEIDLTAKEFDLLAVLAEEPGRVVPRQELFSRVWDPVWVGTGKTLDVHIASLRKKLGDPELVETVRGVGYRLADRSA encoded by the coding sequence GTGCGTATTCTCGTCGTTGAAGACGACCCAGCTGTTTCAGAGCCCTTGATTCAAGGCCTACAGCGCAATGGCTTCGAAGTTGAGCACGTTGGCTACGCAATGAATGTTGTCCCGGCAGTCATTTCGGGATCCGGAATCGACGTCGTATTGCTGGATCTCGGACTTCCAGATGGCGATGGCCTCGATGTGCTCCGTGAACTGCGTCGTGTCAGTGATGTGCCGGTCATCATCGCGACTGCCCGTGGCGACGAGACCGATCGCATCGTTGGTCTTGAACTTGGGGCAGACGACTACGTGGTCAAACCCTTCAGCGTTCGCGAACTCGCTGCGCGCATACGCGCTGTTGCCCGGCGCCGCCGCATAGAGCCAACGTCTGAAGGCACGCGCATCGTCGTCAACCGCGCGAGACGGTCCGTATCCGTCGATGGCGCTGAAATCGACTTGACGGCAAAGGAATTCGACTTGCTGGCTGTACTTGCAGAGGAGCCCGGTCGCGTGGTGCCAAGGCAGGAGTTGTTTTCGCGTGTGTGGGATCCCGTGTGGGTAGGCACCGGAAAGACCTTGGATGTGCACATCGCCTCGTTGCGCAAGAAGTTGGGCGACCCAGAACTTGTCGAGACAGTTCGCGGGGTGGGCTACCGGCTTGCCGATCGATCAGCATGA
- a CDS encoding NlpC/P60 family protein, translating to MRVRSTRPTRVMTGAVTGALLMATMGFGNSAVSAASAELSPITGAGAATTGVGALMLSIRSGTLAAKTSPTLLARARQMLVRNRIVKIARAQIGDKYVAGRSGPSSFDCSGLTSYVYRMATGKTIARTSWTQYRGATKITRKNLMPGDLVFFFKRGVHHVGVYIGAGKMVHAPRPGDKVEVAGIYGDWFATHLSGFGRVLPAV from the coding sequence GTGCGCGTCCGATCAACACGACCGACCCGAGTCATGACAGGCGCCGTCACCGGCGCCTTGCTTATGGCCACGATGGGTTTCGGCAACAGCGCTGTCTCGGCAGCAAGCGCAGAACTGTCTCCGATCACCGGAGCAGGCGCCGCAACCACGGGTGTCGGTGCTCTCATGCTGAGCATCCGCTCCGGCACTCTCGCTGCCAAGACCTCGCCCACCCTCTTGGCGCGAGCTCGGCAGATGCTGGTGCGCAATCGGATCGTGAAGATTGCCCGGGCTCAGATCGGCGACAAGTATGTCGCTGGCCGTTCTGGCCCAAGTTCTTTTGACTGCTCAGGACTGACCAGTTACGTCTACCGGATGGCCACCGGCAAGACCATCGCGCGGACCTCCTGGACTCAGTACCGCGGCGCAACCAAGATCACCCGCAAGAACCTGATGCCCGGGGATCTGGTCTTCTTCTTCAAGCGTGGAGTTCACCACGTTGGCGTCTACATCGGCGCCGGCAAGATGGTCCATGCGCCTCGTCCCGGCGACAAGGTCGAAGTCGCAGGCATCTACGGCGATTGGTTTGCCACCCATCTTTCTGGATTTGGTCGAGTACTGCCTGCCGTCTAG